A window of Pseudomonas guangdongensis contains these coding sequences:
- a CDS encoding Rieske 2Fe-2S domain-containing protein has protein sequence MTFPADNHNSNNALPARYARGWHCLGIADDFRDGKLHTLNVFGSRLLAFADDTGKISVLDAHCPHMGADLSQGTLEGNRVVCPFHHWKFEGSGRCVEIPYCERIPPKAKTRAWLTCEENRLLFVWNNPEGKAPAAGVVIPHLPEMDSADWSHDWHLDTLIIETNPRELVDNLVDAQHFGPVHGTPTKYFANVFAGHVAEQIFHGDSERLGGDLVAESAYFGPATHFTRMRAQFEGLEVHSILLNCHVPITPNSFELRFGCLVKKIPGWSEEQNEALAKEYVQQNRNSFYQDVDIWKHKVRINNPVLAEGDGPVYQLREWYQQFFMDEAEVPAAMFERREIVTVG, from the coding sequence ATGACCTTTCCGGCAGACAATCACAATTCCAACAATGCCCTGCCTGCCCGCTATGCCCGTGGCTGGCACTGCCTGGGTATCGCCGACGACTTTCGCGACGGCAAGCTGCATACCCTGAACGTGTTCGGCAGCCGCCTGCTGGCGTTCGCCGACGATACTGGCAAGATCAGCGTCCTCGACGCCCATTGCCCGCACATGGGCGCCGACCTCTCCCAGGGCACCCTGGAGGGCAACCGCGTGGTTTGCCCGTTCCACCACTGGAAGTTCGAGGGCAGCGGCCGCTGCGTCGAGATTCCCTACTGCGAGCGCATCCCGCCCAAGGCCAAGACCCGCGCCTGGCTGACCTGCGAGGAGAACCGCCTGCTGTTCGTCTGGAACAACCCGGAAGGCAAGGCGCCGGCCGCGGGCGTGGTGATTCCGCACCTGCCGGAGATGGACAGCGCCGACTGGTCCCACGACTGGCACCTCGACACCCTGATCATCGAGACCAACCCGCGCGAGCTGGTCGACAACCTGGTCGACGCCCAGCACTTCGGCCCGGTGCACGGCACGCCGACCAAGTACTTCGCCAACGTGTTCGCGGGCCACGTCGCCGAGCAGATCTTCCATGGCGACTCCGAGCGCCTGGGCGGCGATCTGGTCGCCGAGTCGGCCTACTTCGGCCCGGCCACCCACTTCACCCGCATGCGCGCGCAGTTCGAGGGGCTGGAGGTGCACTCGATCCTGCTCAACTGCCATGTGCCGATCACTCCCAACAGCTTCGAACTGCGCTTCGGCTGCCTGGTGAAGAAGATTCCGGGCTGGAGCGAGGAGCAGAACGAGGCGCTGGCCAAGGAGTACGTGCAGCAGAACCGCAACTCCTTCTATCAGGACGTAGACATCTGGAAGCACAAGGTACGCATCAACAACCCGGTGCTGGCCGAGGGCGACGGCCCGGTCTACCAGCTGCGCGAGTGGTATCAGCAGTTCTTCATGGACGAAGCCGAGGTGCCGGCGGCGATGTTCGAGCGGCGCGAGATCGTCACCGTGGGCTGA
- a CDS encoding helix-turn-helix transcriptional regulator, with protein sequence MEKTIDGIHALAGLDLAEYDRLVAALYDAALDSRLWNIPMEQIRDLFQANYATLILRVPEQTDVGLMIVAGNIEGQGKITYITYPNTNTPFVNMPVDAVFTADEVLGEAEWRRSSYYQHWCKPNGVHHVMGVDISTPDAGKLRFRLTRPEGAASFAARDRALCELILPHLRRALNMHNQLDRSQSMGVLYSQAIGRLSVATIVLDESGRVLQQNPVAQEILADADGLKLVGGRLEASYPSDNRELQRLVRNAFARQGKEAPPIAEAMSIARPSGQVSLGVVVESVPSLEWAESKGQPAVVVYIRDAAGKSLASTAVTKQLFNLTPAETALSLELANGLSLEEAAEALNIRRNTARAHLRSIFSKTGVRRQTELVRIMLNSVMALGQSELPAQRLRAG encoded by the coding sequence GTGGAGAAGACTATCGATGGTATCCATGCCCTGGCGGGCCTGGATCTGGCCGAATACGACCGACTGGTCGCAGCCCTGTACGACGCGGCCCTGGACAGTCGCCTGTGGAACATCCCCATGGAACAGATCCGCGACCTGTTCCAGGCCAACTACGCCACGCTGATCCTGCGTGTTCCCGAACAGACCGACGTCGGCCTGATGATCGTCGCCGGCAACATCGAGGGGCAGGGCAAGATCACCTACATCACGTACCCGAACACCAACACGCCCTTCGTCAACATGCCGGTGGACGCGGTGTTCACCGCCGACGAGGTGCTGGGCGAGGCGGAGTGGCGGCGTTCTTCCTACTATCAGCACTGGTGCAAGCCCAACGGCGTGCATCATGTGATGGGCGTCGACATTTCCACCCCGGATGCCGGCAAGCTGCGCTTCCGGCTGACCCGCCCGGAGGGGGCGGCGAGCTTCGCGGCGCGCGACCGCGCGCTGTGCGAGCTGATCCTGCCGCACCTGCGCCGCGCCCTGAACATGCACAACCAGCTGGACCGCAGCCAGTCGATGGGCGTGCTGTATTCCCAGGCCATCGGCCGCCTGTCGGTGGCGACCATCGTGCTCGACGAGAGCGGCCGGGTGCTGCAGCAGAACCCCGTCGCCCAGGAAATCCTCGCCGACGCCGACGGCCTCAAGCTGGTCGGCGGCCGCCTGGAGGCCTCCTATCCCAGCGACAACCGCGAACTGCAGCGCCTGGTGCGCAACGCCTTCGCCCGTCAGGGCAAGGAGGCGCCGCCGATCGCCGAGGCCATGTCGATCGCCCGGCCGTCCGGGCAGGTCAGCCTGGGCGTGGTGGTGGAGTCGGTGCCTTCGCTGGAGTGGGCGGAAAGCAAGGGGCAGCCTGCGGTGGTGGTGTACATCCGCGATGCCGCCGGCAAGTCGCTGGCCAGCACCGCGGTCACCAAGCAGCTGTTCAACCTGACCCCGGCGGAAACCGCGCTGTCCCTCGAACTGGCCAACGGCCTGTCGCTGGAGGAAGCCGCCGAGGCGCTGAACATCCGCCGCAACACGGCGCGCGCGCACCTGCGCTCGATCTTCTCCAAGACCGGCGTGCGCCGGCAGACCGAGCTGGTGCGCATCATGCTCAACAGCGTGATGGCGCTGGGGCAGAGCGAGCTGCCGGCGCAGCGCCTGCGCGCCGGCTGA
- a CDS encoding electron transfer flavoprotein subunit beta/FixA family protein, with product MKILVPVKRVVDYNVKVRVKADNSGVDLANVKMALNPFCEIAVEEAVRLKEQGIASEVLVVSVGPAAAQEQLRTALALGADRAVLVETAEELGSLAVAKLLKAVVDREQPQLIVTGKQAIDSDNNQTGQMLAALCGFAQGTFASKLEIAAGKATVTREIDGGLQTVALTLPAIVTTDLRLNEPRYASLPNIMKAKKKPLDVLTPEALGVSTASSVKTLKVEAPATRSAGIKVGSVAELVEKLKNEAKVI from the coding sequence ATGAAAATTCTGGTCCCCGTGAAGCGTGTGGTCGATTACAACGTCAAGGTCCGCGTCAAGGCGGATAACTCCGGCGTCGATCTGGCCAACGTGAAGATGGCGCTCAACCCCTTCTGCGAAATCGCCGTGGAAGAGGCGGTGCGCCTGAAAGAGCAGGGCATCGCCAGCGAAGTGCTGGTGGTGTCCGTCGGTCCCGCCGCCGCCCAGGAGCAGCTGCGCACCGCGCTGGCCCTCGGCGCGGACCGCGCCGTGCTGGTGGAAACCGCCGAGGAACTGGGCTCGCTGGCCGTGGCCAAGCTGCTCAAGGCCGTGGTCGACCGGGAGCAGCCGCAGCTGATCGTCACCGGCAAGCAGGCCATCGACAGCGACAACAACCAGACCGGGCAGATGCTCGCCGCGCTCTGCGGCTTCGCCCAGGGCACCTTCGCCTCGAAGCTGGAGATCGCCGCCGGCAAGGCCACGGTCACCCGCGAGATCGACGGCGGTCTGCAGACCGTGGCGCTGACCCTGCCGGCCATCGTCACCACCGACCTGCGCCTCAACGAGCCGCGCTACGCCTCCCTACCCAACATCATGAAGGCCAAGAAGAAGCCGCTCGACGTGCTGACGCCCGAGGCCCTCGGCGTGTCCACCGCCTCCAGCGTGAAGACCCTCAAGGTCGAGGCGCCGGCCACCCGCAGCGCCGGCATCAAGGTCGGCTCGGTGGCCGAGCTGGTGGAAAAACTCAAGAACGAAGCGAAGGTGATCTGA
- a CDS encoding acetyl-CoA C-acyltransferase yields MQANPNDAVIVSTARTALTKSFRGSFNDTEAPVLGGHVVRAVVERAGIEPGAVEDVIMGAAVQQGTQAYNIGRLCAYTGGLPDSVPGMALDRMCASGLMTIGVAAKGIMTGELSVAVAGGVESLSLTQTKHKNSYRAQSLAVQEVVPAAYIPMLETAEIVSRRYGISRAAQDEYSLQSQQRTAAAQAAGLFADEIVPLAARKLCFDKEGNPTGHEEVLADRDECNRPSTRLEDLAALKPVWKDGKWVQQGEFITAGNASQFSDGAAATLLMSRAEATRRGLAPLGVYRGIAVAGCAPEEMGIGPVFAVPKLLNRFGLTVADIGLWEINEAFACQVIHCRDVLGIPDDRLNVNGGAIAIGHPFGMSGARMVGHALLEGRRRGVRYVVVAMCIGGGMGAAGLFELA; encoded by the coding sequence ATGCAAGCCAATCCGAACGATGCGGTGATCGTATCCACCGCGCGCACCGCGCTGACCAAGTCCTTCCGCGGCTCCTTCAACGATACCGAGGCGCCGGTGCTCGGCGGCCACGTGGTGCGCGCGGTGGTCGAGCGCGCCGGCATCGAGCCGGGCGCGGTGGAGGACGTGATCATGGGCGCGGCGGTGCAGCAGGGCACCCAGGCCTACAACATCGGCCGCCTGTGCGCCTACACCGGCGGCCTGCCGGACAGCGTGCCGGGCATGGCGCTGGACCGCATGTGCGCCTCCGGCCTGATGACCATCGGCGTCGCCGCCAAGGGCATCATGACCGGCGAGCTGAGCGTGGCGGTGGCCGGCGGCGTCGAGTCGCTGTCGCTGACCCAGACCAAGCACAAGAACAGCTACCGCGCGCAGTCGCTGGCGGTGCAGGAAGTGGTGCCGGCGGCCTACATCCCGATGCTGGAGACCGCCGAGATCGTCTCGCGCCGCTACGGCATCTCGCGCGCCGCCCAGGACGAGTATTCCCTGCAGAGCCAGCAGCGCACCGCCGCGGCGCAGGCCGCCGGGCTGTTCGCCGACGAGATCGTGCCGCTGGCCGCGCGCAAGCTGTGCTTCGACAAGGAGGGCAACCCGACCGGCCACGAGGAGGTGCTCGCCGACCGCGACGAGTGCAACCGCCCGTCGACCAGGCTGGAGGATCTCGCCGCGCTCAAGCCGGTGTGGAAGGACGGCAAGTGGGTGCAGCAGGGCGAGTTCATCACCGCCGGCAACGCCTCGCAGTTCTCCGACGGCGCCGCGGCGACCCTCTTGATGAGCCGCGCCGAGGCCACCCGCCGCGGCCTGGCGCCGCTCGGCGTCTATCGCGGCATCGCCGTGGCCGGCTGCGCGCCGGAGGAGATGGGCATCGGCCCGGTGTTCGCCGTGCCCAAGCTGCTCAACCGCTTCGGCCTGACCGTGGCCGACATCGGCCTGTGGGAGATCAACGAGGCCTTCGCCTGCCAGGTGATCCACTGCCGCGACGTGCTGGGCATCCCCGACGACCGCCTCAACGTCAACGGCGGCGCCATCGCCATCGGCCATCCGTTCGGCATGTCCGGCGCGCGCATGGTCGGCCACGCCCTGCTGGAAGGCCGTCGCCGCGGCGTGCGCTACGTGGTGGTGGCCATGTGCATCGGCGGCGGCATGGGTGCCGCCGGGCTGTTCGAGCTGGCCTGA
- a CDS encoding MaoC family dehydratase encodes MTTIYSSAEQLLAAEGQDLGATDWIEIDQARVNLFAEATGDHQWIHVDPERAASGPFGGCIAHGYLTLSLVNLFLPQLIQVDNLRMGVNYGCDRVRFPAPVKVGARIRGRGEVVRVEQVGAAVQATVRVSVEIEGGERPGCVVDTISRYTFN; translated from the coding sequence ATGACCACCATCTATTCCAGCGCCGAACAGCTGCTCGCCGCCGAGGGCCAGGATCTGGGTGCCACCGACTGGATCGAGATCGACCAGGCGCGGGTCAACCTGTTCGCCGAGGCCACCGGCGATCACCAGTGGATCCACGTCGACCCCGAGCGCGCCGCCAGCGGCCCGTTCGGCGGCTGTATCGCCCACGGCTACCTGACCCTGTCGCTGGTCAACCTGTTCCTGCCGCAGCTGATCCAGGTCGACAACCTGCGCATGGGCGTCAACTACGGCTGTGATCGCGTGCGCTTCCCGGCGCCGGTCAAGGTCGGCGCGCGCATCCGCGGGCGCGGCGAGGTGGTGCGCGTCGAGCAGGTCGGCGCGGCGGTGCAGGCCACCGTGCGCGTCAGCGTCGAGATCGAGGGCGGCGAGCGCCCGGGCTGCGTGGTCGACACCATCAGCCGCTACACCTTCAACTGA
- a CDS encoding electron transfer flavoprotein subunit alpha/FixB family protein, whose translation MSILVIAEHDNAALAGATLNSVAAARQIGGDIHVLVAGSACTAVAEAAARIEGVARVRVADSAALAHQLPENLAPLIAELARGGYSHVLAPATSNGKNVLPRVAALLDVDQISEIVTVESADTFKRPIYAGNAIATVQSSAAIKVITVRSTGFDAVAATGGSAAIEAVSGAGDTGLSAFVGEALAKSERPELTAAKVVVSGGRGLQNGENFALLYTLADQLGAAVGASRAAVDAGFVPNDMQVGQTGKIVAPELYIAVGISGAIQHLAGMKDSKVIVAINKDEEAPIFQVADYGLVGDLFEAVPELQRLIG comes from the coding sequence ATGAGCATTCTCGTCATTGCCGAACACGACAACGCCGCCCTGGCCGGCGCCACCCTCAACAGCGTGGCCGCCGCCCGCCAGATCGGCGGCGATATCCATGTGCTGGTCGCCGGCAGCGCTTGCACCGCCGTGGCCGAAGCCGCCGCCCGGATCGAGGGCGTCGCCCGGGTACGGGTCGCCGACAGCGCCGCGCTGGCTCACCAGCTGCCGGAAAACCTCGCCCCGCTGATCGCCGAGCTGGCCCGTGGCGGCTACAGCCATGTGCTGGCTCCGGCCACCAGCAACGGCAAGAACGTGCTGCCGCGCGTTGCCGCGCTGCTGGACGTCGACCAGATCTCCGAGATCGTCACGGTCGAGAGCGCCGACACCTTCAAGCGGCCGATTTACGCCGGCAATGCCATCGCCACCGTGCAGTCCAGCGCGGCGATCAAGGTGATCACCGTGCGCAGCACCGGCTTCGACGCCGTGGCCGCCACGGGCGGCAGCGCCGCCATCGAGGCGGTGAGCGGCGCCGGCGATACCGGCCTTTCCGCCTTCGTCGGCGAGGCGCTGGCCAAGTCCGAACGTCCCGAGCTGACCGCCGCCAAGGTGGTGGTTTCCGGTGGGCGCGGCCTGCAGAACGGCGAGAACTTCGCGCTGCTCTACACCCTGGCCGACCAGCTGGGCGCCGCGGTCGGCGCCTCGCGCGCGGCGGTGGATGCCGGCTTCGTGCCCAACGACATGCAGGTCGGCCAGACCGGCAAGATCGTCGCCCCCGAGCTGTACATCGCCGTCGGCATCAGCGGTGCGATCCAGCACCTGGCCGGGATGAAGGACTCCAAGGTGATCGTGGCGATCAACAAGGACGAGGAGGCGCCGATCTTCCAGGTCGCCGACTACGGCCTGGTCGGCGATCTGTTCGAGGCGGTACCGGAGCTGCAGCGCCTCATCGGCTGA
- a CDS encoding SDR family NAD(P)-dependent oxidoreductase yields the protein MNKVAFITGASRGIGRETALAFARAGFDVAISARTLEEGESHQHALRNPDGTPLPGSLAATAAAIRESGREAFVVRMDLLDGESVQQACAAVLEHFGRIDVLVNNAIYQGGDLNLPFLELEPETLLRVYQGYLLAPFLATRAVLPQMLERGEGVIVNVTSGAGESDPPVAAGRGGWGYAYGSGKATVSRLSGVLTTELGERGIRAFTVNPGVVTTEALMATIGDKGVIALRGGMAPPTVPAQVMLWLATAPQAADFQKRTIAAQPFALEQGIVADWRVPTGG from the coding sequence ATGAACAAAGTGGCATTCATCACCGGCGCCAGCCGGGGCATCGGCCGCGAGACGGCGCTGGCCTTCGCCCGCGCCGGCTTCGACGTGGCGATCAGCGCGCGCACCCTGGAGGAGGGCGAGAGCCACCAGCACGCGCTGCGCAACCCGGACGGCACGCCGCTGCCGGGCAGCCTGGCGGCGACCGCCGCGGCGATCCGCGAGTCGGGCCGCGAGGCCTTCGTGGTGCGCATGGACCTGCTCGACGGCGAGTCGGTGCAGCAGGCCTGCGCCGCCGTGCTGGAGCACTTCGGACGCATCGATGTGCTGGTCAACAACGCCATCTACCAGGGCGGCGACCTCAACCTGCCGTTCCTCGAACTCGAACCCGAGACCCTGCTGCGCGTCTATCAGGGCTACCTGCTGGCGCCGTTCCTCGCCACCCGCGCGGTGCTGCCGCAGATGCTCGAACGCGGCGAGGGGGTGATCGTCAACGTCACCTCCGGCGCCGGCGAGAGCGATCCGCCGGTGGCCGCCGGGCGCGGCGGCTGGGGCTACGCCTACGGCTCCGGTAAGGCCACGGTGTCGCGCCTGTCCGGGGTGCTCACCACCGAGCTGGGCGAGCGCGGCATCCGCGCCTTCACCGTCAATCCCGGCGTGGTGACCACCGAGGCGCTGATGGCCACCATCGGCGACAAGGGCGTGATCGCCCTGCGCGGCGGCATGGCGCCGCCCACGGTGCCGGCGCAGGTGATGCTCTGGCTGGCCACCGCTCCGCAGGCCGCGGACTTCCAGAAGCGCACCATCGCCGCCCAGCCGTTCGCCTTAGAGCAGGGCATCGTCGCCGACTGGCGGGTGCCGACCGGCGGCTGA
- a CDS encoding efflux RND transporter permease subunit, producing MKEQTSWVDRWVEACADRLIGHRRMLMVVFLAITVGLGFSALQTRLDPGFNKLIPLRHEYMQNFLEYSKIFTGANRFLVSVRWKGEGDIYNPVFLDTLRKVTDDVFFTSGVSRSSVTSLFTPNVRYIEVTEDGYFGDVVVPPRFSGSLKDLEQVRNNAARSGQIGRLVANDLKAALVRADLQDIDPKTGQKVSYTEVAQRLEEIRARYNNEQIEINIVGFAKLVGDVVEGLGTVMGFFVVAFLITAALLWGYSRSLKLTVVALVVALLPVVWLLGLLPLLGLGIDPMSILVPFLIFSIGVSHAVQMTNAWKQDVLAGDSSVVAAHAAFSKIFIPGALALLMNALGFAVIMLIDIPIVHELGVTACIGVLLMIITNKMMLPIIISYLTLERSAQHFNKPIEGRKHALWWRVSGFAKPRPALVVFAISLGLLAAGTMKARELQTGDIGAGAPELRSESRYNRDNARIIGGYAIGLDVLTVFVEVKDNPEACLTPQVMRAVDRFDFAVRHIAGVQSVSSVTGMARVMIAGNNEGNPRWSAIPNSAQGLQQGSHAYSSELGMVTDGCQQMQVLVFLTDHEGATVAHVMKEVKRLIAEDVTPGVEFRLAGGNIGIMAASNEAVDRAEVMMLGALFGSVALFCWLTFRSLRAVLCILVPLAIVAILCNALMALLGIGLKVATLPVVALGVGVGVDYGIYLYERIQHEMEAGRDLRNAFYEAMCQRGTAAVFTALTMSIGVCTWAFAALKFQADMGVLLAFMFLVNVFGAIILLPALAAWFNEGRPLVRARDGQEAEMATVTSAPAVRRREIGAQV from the coding sequence ATGAAGGAACAAACCTCCTGGGTGGACCGCTGGGTCGAGGCCTGTGCCGACCGCCTGATCGGGCACCGCCGGATGCTGATGGTGGTATTCCTGGCGATCACCGTGGGCCTGGGCTTCAGTGCCCTGCAGACGCGGCTGGACCCCGGCTTCAACAAGCTGATTCCGCTGCGCCACGAATACATGCAGAACTTCCTCGAATACAGCAAGATCTTTACCGGCGCCAACCGCTTCCTGGTCAGCGTGCGCTGGAAGGGCGAGGGCGACATCTACAACCCGGTGTTCCTCGATACCCTGCGCAAGGTCACCGACGACGTGTTCTTCACCTCCGGGGTCAGCCGCTCCAGCGTGACCTCGCTGTTCACCCCCAACGTGCGCTACATCGAGGTGACCGAGGACGGCTACTTCGGCGACGTGGTGGTGCCGCCGCGCTTCTCCGGGTCGCTCAAGGACCTCGAACAGGTGCGCAACAACGCGGCGCGCTCCGGGCAGATCGGCCGCCTGGTGGCCAACGACCTCAAGGCGGCGCTGGTGCGTGCCGACCTGCAGGACATCGATCCGAAGACCGGGCAGAAGGTCTCCTACACCGAGGTGGCCCAGCGTCTGGAGGAAATCCGCGCGCGCTACAACAACGAGCAGATCGAGATCAACATCGTCGGCTTCGCCAAGCTGGTCGGCGACGTGGTCGAGGGCCTGGGCACGGTGATGGGCTTCTTCGTGGTCGCCTTCCTGATCACTGCGGCGCTGCTGTGGGGCTATTCGCGCTCGCTCAAGCTCACCGTGGTGGCGCTGGTGGTGGCGCTGCTGCCGGTGGTCTGGCTGCTCGGCCTGCTGCCGCTGTTGGGCCTGGGCATCGACCCGATGTCGATCCTGGTGCCGTTCCTGATCTTCTCCATCGGCGTGTCCCACGCGGTGCAGATGACCAACGCCTGGAAGCAGGACGTGCTGGCCGGCGACTCGTCGGTGGTCGCCGCCCATGCCGCGTTCAGCAAGATCTTCATTCCCGGCGCCCTGGCGCTGCTGATGAACGCGCTGGGATTTGCGGTGATCATGCTGATCGACATCCCCATCGTGCATGAACTGGGGGTGACCGCCTGCATCGGCGTCCTGCTGATGATCATCACCAACAAGATGATGCTGCCGATCATCATCTCCTACCTGACCCTGGAGCGCTCGGCGCAGCACTTCAACAAGCCGATCGAGGGCCGCAAGCACGCGCTGTGGTGGCGCGTCTCCGGCTTCGCCAAGCCACGGCCGGCGCTGGTGGTGTTCGCCATCAGCCTGGGATTGCTGGCGGCCGGGACCATGAAGGCGCGCGAGCTGCAGACCGGCGACATCGGCGCCGGGGCGCCGGAGCTGCGCAGCGAGTCGCGCTACAACCGCGACAACGCGCGGATCATCGGTGGCTACGCCATCGGCCTGGACGTGCTGACGGTGTTCGTCGAGGTCAAGGACAATCCGGAAGCCTGCCTGACGCCGCAGGTGATGCGCGCGGTGGACCGTTTCGACTTCGCCGTGCGGCACATCGCCGGGGTGCAGTCGGTGTCCAGCGTGACCGGCATGGCGCGGGTGATGATCGCCGGCAACAACGAGGGCAACCCGCGCTGGTCGGCGATCCCCAATTCCGCCCAGGGCCTGCAGCAGGGCTCGCACGCCTACTCCTCGGAGCTGGGCATGGTCACCGACGGTTGCCAGCAGATGCAGGTGCTGGTGTTCCTCACCGACCACGAGGGGGCGACCGTCGCCCACGTGATGAAGGAGGTCAAGCGGCTCATCGCCGAGGACGTCACCCCGGGCGTGGAGTTCCGTCTGGCCGGCGGCAACATCGGCATCATGGCCGCTTCCAACGAGGCGGTGGACCGCGCCGAGGTCATGATGCTCGGCGCGCTGTTCGGCTCGGTGGCGCTGTTCTGCTGGCTGACCTTCCGCTCGCTGCGCGCGGTGCTGTGCATCCTGGTGCCGCTGGCCATCGTCGCGATCCTGTGCAACGCGCTGATGGCGCTGCTCGGCATCGGCCTCAAGGTCGCCACCCTGCCGGTGGTGGCGCTCGGCGTCGGCGTCGGCGTCGACTACGGCATCTACCTCTACGAACGCATCCAGCACGAGATGGAAGCGGGGCGCGACCTGCGCAACGCCTTCTACGAGGCCATGTGCCAGCGCGGCACGGCGGCGGTGTTCACCGCGCTGACCATGTCCATCGGCGTGTGCACCTGGGCCTTCGCCGCCCTCAAGTTCCAGGCCGACATGGGCGTGCTGCTGGCCTTCATGTTCCTGGTCAACGTGTTCGGCGCGATCATCCTGCTGCCGGCGCTGGCCGCCTGGTTCAACGAGGGGCGCCCGCTGGTGCGCGCCCGCGACGGTCAGGAGGCGGAGATGGCGACTGTTACGAGCGCGCCGGCAGTTCGTCGCCGGGAAATTGGCGCTCAGGTGTAG
- a CDS encoding WD40/YVTN/BNR-like repeat-containing protein — MRQLIGYLMSAVVAATALYAFSLRTPPPLPATELRIDRLLINDMATDGRRVVAVGEQGVILVSEDYGDSWLQASVEPRRDSSLTGVVALSQDALVAVGHDGWILRSEDGGRSWRESRVDLELAEPLLGVWAASDTEVVAYGSFGKYFVSADGGRSWEARELPVDGYHLNGMDGDADGRLMLVGERGTVLRSADGGQHWEPLPAFYNGSLFGIARLSAERWLAYGMRGHVFVTADFGQSWKQVPVAHATPLYGHDLMPGRSGALLVGAGGVVMRFDREGRLADSVHLDGLGTLTSIAALDERVLVVGGERGVFKSFRSGVAAVQN, encoded by the coding sequence ATGCGCCAACTGATCGGCTACCTGATGTCGGCGGTCGTCGCCGCCACCGCCCTGTATGCGTTCTCCCTGCGTACTCCGCCCCCCTTGCCGGCCACCGAGCTGCGCATCGACCGCCTGCTGATCAACGACATGGCCACCGACGGCCGCCGGGTGGTGGCCGTCGGCGAGCAGGGGGTCATTCTGGTGAGCGAGGACTACGGCGACTCCTGGCTGCAGGCCAGCGTGGAGCCGCGCCGCGACAGCAGCCTGACCGGGGTGGTGGCCCTGTCGCAGGACGCCCTGGTCGCGGTCGGGCACGACGGCTGGATCCTGCGCTCGGAAGACGGCGGGCGCAGCTGGCGGGAGAGCCGCGTCGACCTCGAACTGGCCGAGCCGCTGCTCGGCGTATGGGCCGCCAGCGACACCGAGGTGGTGGCCTACGGCAGCTTCGGCAAGTACTTCGTTTCCGCCGATGGCGGGCGCAGCTGGGAGGCTCGCGAACTGCCGGTGGACGGCTACCACCTCAACGGCATGGACGGCGACGCCGACGGCCGCCTGATGCTGGTCGGCGAGCGCGGCACGGTGCTGCGTTCGGCCGACGGCGGGCAGCACTGGGAGCCGCTGCCGGCGTTCTACAACGGCTCGCTGTTCGGCATCGCGCGGCTGTCCGCCGAGCGCTGGCTGGCCTACGGCATGCGCGGCCACGTGTTCGTGACCGCCGATTTCGGCCAGAGCTGGAAGCAGGTGCCGGTCGCTCACGCGACGCCGCTCTACGGCCACGACCTGATGCCCGGCCGCTCGGGGGCCTTGCTGGTCGGCGCCGGCGGCGTGGTGATGCGCTTCGATCGCGAGGGCCGGCTGGCCGACAGCGTGCATCTGGACGGCCTGGGCACCCTGACCTCGATCGCCGCGCTCGACGAGCGGGTGCTGGTGGTCGGTGGCGAGCGGGGTGTGTTCAAGAGCTTCCGCAGCGGCGTAGCCGCCGTGCAGAACTGA
- a CDS encoding SDR family oxidoreductase gives MPVTAVSGSASGIGAAVCDALRAAGHEIIGIDRAHAEVIADLSSPAGRQMAVEGVLARCDGVLDGLVCCAGLGVTAPSSGLIVAVNHFGVTALVEGLAAALARGERGAALIVGSVAATHADNSQPMVEAMLAGDEPRALALADELNQPQSAYACSKYAVTRYARQKAVEWGGLGLRLNVVAPGAVETPLHQASKEDPRFGQAVRNFVAPLGRAGQPAEIAALVAFLQSPQASFVHGSVVFVDGGMDAMVRPARF, from the coding sequence ATGCCAGTCACAGCAGTCAGCGGTTCGGCGTCGGGCATCGGCGCCGCCGTGTGCGACGCCCTGCGCGCCGCCGGTCACGAGATCATCGGCATCGACCGCGCCCATGCCGAGGTGATCGCCGACCTGTCCAGCCCCGCCGGGCGCCAGATGGCGGTCGAGGGCGTGCTGGCCCGTTGCGACGGTGTGCTCGACGGTCTGGTGTGCTGCGCCGGGCTTGGCGTCACCGCGCCGTCCAGCGGGCTGATCGTCGCGGTCAACCACTTCGGCGTCACCGCGCTGGTCGAGGGGCTGGCCGCGGCGCTGGCGCGCGGCGAGCGCGGCGCGGCGCTGATCGTCGGCTCGGTGGCCGCGACCCATGCGGACAACAGCCAGCCGATGGTCGAGGCCATGCTGGCCGGCGACGAGCCGCGGGCGCTGGCGCTGGCCGACGAGCTGAACCAGCCGCAGAGCGCCTATGCCTGCTCCAAGTACGCGGTGACCCGCTACGCCCGGCAGAAGGCGGTGGAGTGGGGCGGCCTGGGTCTGCGCCTCAACGTGGTGGCGCCGGGGGCGGTGGAAACCCCGCTGCACCAGGCCTCCAAGGAAGACCCGCGTTTCGGTCAGGCGGTGCGCAACTTCGTCGCGCCGCTGGGCCGCGCCGGCCAGCCGGCGGAAATCGCCGCGCTGGTGGCGTTCCTGCAGTCGCCGCAGGCCAGCTTCGTGCATGGCAGCGTGGTGTTCGTCGACGGCGGGATGGACGCCATGGTGCGTCCGGCGCGGTTCTGA